A single region of the Novosphingobium sp. SL115 genome encodes:
- the bcsD gene encoding cellulose biosynthesis protein BcsD has protein sequence MPLREAFGTTRSPGVPLILSEVVAELADAASPQQIAGFGFALGQRLAARVPLDQVTDLNDLEAHANRLWADLDLGQCRLYADDTALIVEHDPGLLRPDVLAPAARPFLLELVRGMFDACFRALGSAAGIQTSATWHERTIELRHGH, from the coding sequence ATGCCCCTGCGCGAAGCCTTTGGAACAACCCGCTCGCCCGGTGTTCCGCTGATCCTGTCAGAAGTCGTGGCCGAACTTGCCGATGCCGCCTCTCCCCAGCAGATCGCCGGTTTCGGCTTTGCTCTGGGCCAGCGTCTGGCCGCACGGGTGCCGCTCGATCAGGTTACCGACCTGAACGATCTTGAAGCCCACGCAAACCGCCTTTGGGCCGATCTCGACCTTGGCCAGTGCCGCCTCTACGCCGATGACACGGCGCTGATCGTCGAACACGATCCCGGCCTGCTCCGGCCCGATGTGCTTGCCCCCGCCGCGCGTCCGTTCCTGCTCGAACTTGTCCGCGGCATGTTCGACGCCTGCTTTCGTGCGCTGGGCAGCGCAGCGGGCATTCAGACTTCGGCCACATGGCATGAACGGACAATCGAATTGCGTCATGGCCATTGA
- a CDS encoding cellulose synthase subunit BcsC-related outer membrane protein, which yields MSRKQSPVRLALIAALLASGAIPSAALAQQAPAVKALLDQAAYWRGKGRNDLADQALRRARALDPAAAEAAPARPKPSAKPASAPKPSPAPAVAKTTPAPRKAPVAASRPTPASNAGTSRVAGFSALDSGDLATAASRFERALAANRNDGDALGGLGIVRLRQSRFAEARDLLERASRLPGANRWADALASARFFGGIEDARDALDKGYLDKAQAIAEDTVRLGYAQPQPALELLAQIYEKQGRFADSADLYRQASAGGGADESRLASRAARGRALAAMARGDDYAAEQEFQGGLLIDRDDPWIRYEFARFMIGRGRRAEAESLVASLAQSANPDALYAAALINKDLGNLLAASALVERVPESRRSPAMRNFAISIKIEAAIARAKALADTGQNAGAVSALRQIASLPSLPAARRAEVAAALLDLGDDATAASLARSALDGEITDLGGYDALVRVLASTGRDDLARAALQKASALGGASPDAQRAVARMSAGLAISQADRMRLSGQFAPAFDLLQGAWNTAPDNPEILSALARLYQSGGMSARAAQSYQLVLVRDARNREALLGLAQTAQAAGDRDLSKDAADRALAAYPGDYQVHLTLARVAQDRGDKGAAVRLLKEARELYARQNGGTTAIAPGANPFATVPGAGDGNPFRAQAFAAPAPVAVNPFALGNTTRLPAQALPNQALSNQGYAPQTYASAATASPVPQMVAQAPAGWGSAPATSFGMPVPSESTGFGTGIPTGPTDPVLAAIASDIETLSEDARPRADLQTSYRSRKGETGLSALSEIKGTAEFSTGLAGGRVRARAEAVVIDSGRPTGSGLARFGQNATIEAQAIVDEERAVLSQAQTQQASGVAFTVGYADRTVQVEGGTTPLSMGKTKATFRAAITPELSPGVQAKAWVERKPVTDSIVSYAGTRDPVSGERWGQVMRTGGGAGFSYDRNGNGVYGEVAYNRYNGTNVRNNRGIEANVGGYLRLIKGERSQLTGGINANYQTYDNNQNFFTYGHGGYFSPQSFLSIGFPINYTLESETLDIKANLTPGFQSFSQDETALYPTDPALQANLDALKAANTDVRSRYDSLSRTGFAISAGGEVYYKVSPNTQVGGNVSFTSFGQYEEFRSLIGIRQAIGGTR from the coding sequence GCCAAGACCACACCCGCCCCGCGCAAGGCACCGGTTGCAGCCTCGCGCCCAACCCCCGCCAGCAACGCCGGAACATCGCGCGTGGCAGGGTTCTCAGCGCTCGATTCAGGCGATCTTGCCACTGCTGCCAGCCGCTTCGAACGCGCTCTTGCCGCCAATCGCAACGATGGCGATGCGCTGGGCGGCCTTGGCATCGTGCGCCTGCGCCAAAGCCGCTTTGCCGAAGCGCGCGATCTGCTCGAACGCGCCTCGCGCCTTCCAGGAGCAAATCGCTGGGCCGATGCGCTGGCCTCGGCCCGCTTCTTCGGCGGGATCGAAGACGCCCGCGACGCGCTGGACAAGGGCTATCTCGACAAGGCACAGGCCATTGCCGAAGACACCGTGCGCCTTGGTTATGCCCAGCCCCAGCCCGCGCTCGAACTTCTTGCGCAGATCTATGAAAAGCAGGGCCGCTTTGCCGATTCCGCCGATCTTTACCGTCAGGCCAGCGCAGGCGGCGGGGCCGATGAATCCCGCCTCGCCAGCCGCGCGGCACGCGGACGCGCGCTTGCTGCCATGGCACGCGGCGATGACTATGCCGCCGAACAGGAATTTCAGGGCGGCCTGCTGATCGACCGTGACGATCCGTGGATACGCTATGAATTTGCCCGCTTCATGATCGGGCGCGGTCGCCGGGCCGAAGCGGAATCGCTGGTGGCGTCACTGGCGCAATCGGCAAACCCCGATGCGCTCTATGCCGCCGCGCTCATCAACAAGGATCTCGGCAACCTCCTTGCCGCATCCGCACTGGTAGAGCGCGTGCCCGAAAGCCGCCGCAGCCCGGCGATGCGCAACTTCGCCATTTCGATCAAGATCGAAGCCGCCATCGCCCGCGCCAAAGCACTGGCTGACACCGGCCAGAATGCGGGCGCCGTCTCGGCCCTGCGCCAGATTGCCAGCCTGCCCTCGCTTCCTGCCGCCCGCCGCGCAGAAGTCGCCGCAGCGCTCCTCGATCTGGGCGATGACGCCACCGCAGCCAGCCTTGCCCGTTCGGCCCTTGATGGCGAAATCACCGATCTTGGCGGCTACGATGCGCTGGTCCGCGTGCTCGCCAGCACCGGTCGCGACGATCTGGCCCGCGCTGCCCTGCAAAAAGCCTCCGCGCTTGGCGGTGCATCACCCGATGCGCAGCGCGCCGTTGCCCGCATGTCGGCTGGCCTTGCGATTTCGCAGGCAGACCGCATGCGTCTGTCCGGCCAGTTCGCCCCTGCGTTCGATCTGCTGCAAGGCGCATGGAACACCGCGCCCGACAATCCCGAAATCCTTTCCGCACTCGCCCGGCTTTATCAAAGCGGCGGCATGTCCGCCCGCGCGGCGCAATCCTACCAGCTCGTGCTGGTGCGCGATGCCCGCAACCGCGAAGCCCTGCTTGGCCTTGCCCAGACCGCACAGGCCGCAGGCGACCGCGACCTTTCCAAGGACGCAGCCGACCGCGCTCTTGCCGCTTACCCCGGCGATTATCAGGTCCACCTGACGCTGGCCCGCGTGGCGCAGGACCGGGGCGACAAAGGCGCAGCCGTGCGCCTGCTGAAAGAAGCGCGCGAATTGTATGCCCGCCAAAACGGCGGCACCACGGCGATCGCGCCCGGTGCCAATCCCTTCGCCACCGTGCCCGGCGCGGGCGATGGCAATCCGTTCCGCGCGCAGGCCTTTGCCGCTCCCGCTCCTGTGGCGGTAAACCCCTTCGCGCTGGGCAACACTACCCGCCTGCCCGCTCAGGCCCTGCCCAATCAGGCCCTATCCAACCAGGGGTATGCCCCGCAAACTTACGCATCTGCCGCAACGGCATCGCCCGTGCCACAAATGGTGGCACAGGCCCCTGCCGGATGGGGCAGCGCTCCCGCCACCTCGTTCGGTATGCCCGTGCCGTCAGAAAGCACCGGCTTTGGCACCGGTATTCCCACCGGCCCCACTGACCCCGTTCTTGCCGCCATCGCGTCAGACATCGAAACGCTCAGTGAAGATGCGCGCCCGCGTGCCGATCTTCAGACCAGCTATCGCAGCCGCAAGGGCGAAACCGGCCTCAGCGCGCTCAGCGAAATCAAGGGCACGGCAGAATTTTCCACCGGCCTTGCCGGTGGCCGGGTCCGCGCCCGCGCCGAAGCCGTGGTGATCGATTCGGGCCGCCCCACTGGATCGGGCCTTGCCCGCTTCGGCCAGAACGCCACGATCGAAGCACAGGCCATCGTCGATGAAGAACGCGCCGTACTGTCACAGGCGCAAACCCAGCAGGCGTCGGGCGTCGCCTTCACCGTCGGCTATGCCGACAGAACGGTGCAAGTCGAAGGCGGCACTACCCCGCTAAGCATGGGCAAGACCAAGGCCACGTTCCGCGCTGCCATCACGCCCGAATTGTCGCCCGGCGTGCAGGCCAAGGCATGGGTGGAACGCAAACCGGTGACCGATTCCATCGTGTCCTATGCCGGCACGCGCGATCCCGTATCGGGCGAACGCTGGGGACAGGTCATGCGCACCGGCGGCGGTGCCGGGTTCTCGTATGATCGCAACGGCAACGGCGTTTACGGCGAAGTCGCCTACAACCGCTACAACGGCACCAATGTCCGCAACAATCGCGGGATCGAAGCCAACGTCGGCGGCTACCTCCGCCTTATCAAGGGCGAACGCTCGCAACTCACCGGCGGCATCAACGCCAACTATCAAACCTACGACAACAACCAGAACTTCTTCACCTATGGCCACGGCGGCTATTTCAGTCCGCAAAGCTTCCTGTCCATCGGCTTTCCCATCAACTACACGCTGGAAAGCGAAACGCTGGACATCAAGGCCAACCTGACGCCAGGCTTCCAGAGCTTCAGTCAGGATGAAACCGCGCTCTATCCCACCGATCCTGCGCTGCAGGCCAATCTTGATGCGCTGAAGGCCGCCAATACCGACGTGCGCTCGCGCTATGACAGCCTCAGCCGCACCGGCTTTGCCATCTCGGCCGGTGGCGAGGTCTATTACAAGGTTTCGCCAAATACTCAGGTCGGCGGCAACGTTTCATTCACAAGCTTTGGACAATACGAAGAATTCCGCTCGCTGATTGGTATTCGGCAAGCGATTGGAGGAACGCGGTGA